aggcttccgttttacacatacttggcaggacagtagtacctccctgggtggttgctgtctaccaacctactacctccgaatgcgaccaattatgtaagtgtatttatgtaagtgcgtttgtacgtgtatgtttgggggtctgaaatggactaatctacttcacaatatttcttatgggaacaaattcggtcagtactggcacctgaacatacttctggagtgaaaaaatatcgttaaccaggggtccactgtatatatatatatatatatatatatacacatatatatatatatatatatatatatatatatatatatatatatatatatatatatatatatttatatatatatatatttatatatatatatatttatatatatatatatatatatatatatatatatacagtggacccccggttaacgaacttttttcattccagtagtatgttcaggtgccagtactgaccgaatttgttcccataaggaatattgtgaagtagattagtccatttcagacccccaaacatacacgtacaaacgcacttacataaatacacttacataattggtcgcatttggaggtgatcgttaagcgggggtccactgtatatatatatatatatatatataaaacggagataaaacacctcaattactgggagcgcttgaggttcctaaacctgtattctctggaatgcaggcaggagatacatgattatatacacctggaaaatcctagagggactagtaccgaacttgcacacgaaaatcactctctacgaaagcaaaagacttggcagacgatgcaacatccccccaatgaaaagcaggggtgtcactagcacgttaagagaccatacaataagtgtcaggggcccgagactgttcaactgcctcccagcatacataagggggattaccaacagacccctggcagtcttcaagctggcactggacaagcacctaaagtcggttcctgaccagccgggctgtggctcgtacgttggtttgcgtgcagccagcagtaacagcctggttgatcaggctctgatccaccaggaggcctggtcacagaccgggccgcgggggcattgacccccggaactctctccaggtaaactccaggtatacccattcttcatttattcagactttctacattaaatatattcaccactcactaagctaagtacaaaaatattttaacataaattgtgtactgtatatgcattttttgcCTGGTGCTATtgctcatttaaccctttgagggttttcgtcgtactagtacgtcttacgcgtaggggtttttgacgtactagtactcataaattctagcggcctcaaatctagtgggagaaagctggtaggccttcatatgaaagaatgggtctatgtggtcagtgtgcacagtctaaaaaaaatcctgcagcacacagtgcataatgagaaaaaaaaaacttcgaccattttttttgaataaatcagcgactttgcagtgtattttcgtatggtatttattgttgtattctagttttcttggtctcattttatagaatggaagacatattacaggaattgagatgattttgactggttttacaaagaaaggtgccttgaaattgagctcaaagtagcagaaatgttcgatttttatcaaacttcaaaagtaaacaaatcgtaccaagcgtgcaatacacgtcaactggtgagtctaatattctttcacaagtgcaccaataatatttataccattttttacactaatgcagtagtctgcataacagtaaatcttatattttttgtgaaaataaaaattcaaagtggaaagcaaaagaatataagaggggccttgagacgtgactaatgactagaggaaatgtcattttagtgccaggaatgtctttcttgtttattctggaccctattcgtaaattggcatcttttgaaatttgtgtgaaattggcaaaattgctaaattctgaccactgtactggatagttgaatttcataaatgagtggtttcttgcacccattcgatagaaaaaatggagttctagcgaaatattcatgttttttgtcgactagtacagtgaaattggccgaaaatggggctcaaagtgggcaaaatcgccgatccgtaaacatcgccgagaccgctaactttgcgagagcataattccgtaagttttctatcaaatttcaaacttttagtgtctttacgatcgggaaaagattctctatcttttcataagagaaaataattttttttttttttaaatttggccgaccctgagaacgagtttcggagagggcctgtcgaccctcaaagggttaaccccttgactgtcgcaacccccaatcctgaggtgtctcctggtgtcataaaatttaaaaaaaaaaaaaaaaaaatttcttatgaaatgataatcttctCCCAATTGTAACGGCaccaaaaaacgaaatttgatggaaaactgatggaattacgctcttgcaaagttagcaaccttggcgatatttacaaatcggcgatttcacccactttgagccctattttcggctaattccattgttccagtcaaccaagctcatggctatttctttagaactccatttttctattaattgagtacaagaaactgcccatttaccaatttcaactacccaataacgtggtcaaaaatttacaatttggccaatttcacgaaaattaaaaaatatgacaattttaaaataaggtccagaatgaacaatgcagacattcctggctctaaaataacattttcttttttcatcagtcacatctccaggcccctctgatattactcttgctttctattttgaatttttattcaaacaaaaaataaaagatttactgttatgcagactacggcaatactgtaataattgtacaaataatgtcaacccattcatgactgcatattagaatggctagttggacatttattggacaatggcatttgtttacttttaaacatcagcaaaaatcaatcatttcccttactttgagctccatttccaggttctttttataataaaaccaatcaaaatcacctctatttctataatatgttttccattctatcaaatgagaccaagaaaatgagaatacaactataatagaaaatagaccacaaagtcgacaTTTTTAATtaatcaaatgagaccaggaaaatgagaatacaactataatagaaaatagaccacaaagtcgacatttttaattaaaaaaaaaaacggttggagttttttttttcctcattatgcactgcatgatgctccaggattttttttatatggtgcacactgaccacacagatccattctctcacatgtgggcctactagctttctcctgcttgatttgaagctgctagaatttatgagtgtatatatatgtcaaacacggtacctcgtaagatgtatatatatgaccgaaacagtcaaagggttaatatatgatagtgtgaaTATATTATcaagcttttatatgcatttgaaagtgaaaaaaacttCATGCTTCACCTTACAGCTATTttagctttacagcagtagcccaaattctgacctgctgtataagcaaggccTTCATGTAACAGTGTATTAGTAATAATGTTGAAAAGCATgtacagattaaaaaaaaaaaaaaaactttggtaGATGTCATGATACAGTGTATAGATACACCGCATTTTGTATACTGGCTGCAagggtcacaatgtatattttttaacacactggccatctcccactgacaAAGGGCGATCCTAAAAAACAGGAAatacattcaccaccagtcattcaatagttatcttgccagaagtgtgcagacatcacagttcaaatggCCCCTTGAACTACATCCCCACCTCATCTTCAGAATGTACTTTCCACCCCCCTGGAttcaagtcctggagatgggaacttAGTAATATTTATTTAAGAGCAGGCAAATGATATTATAAGATGAAAGACATCATCAGCTGCCAGTGCCAGAAATTTGTGAAGACTAGTGACATAAAGCAGTATTAGTGAGCCAGTGTAGTAGACTTACATAGCAAGATGTTGAAGCAagtgtaattaaaaaaaattcatgttaagcgctaaacccatgtggggtcATTCAGTGCATGAATTGGTGGAGGCCTGATCCTCCATCTGCTGAATGCAAGACAGATGTGCTTCTTATTTGTCTTCACCTATTGTGAAGCAAGTGTGATTAACTGCTGAACTGTTATTCTCATTAACAAGCTTATACTGCTGTGTACTCTGAAGACTATACAGTATGTACTATACACGAAGTGATTTTCTGTTAGTTTTTATGTACTTAATAAAGCCAGTTTGTAGCAGTCTTGTATCAATAGACTCCTCTGTAATCTGTGTTACTTACAGTAGTTTCACTATCTACCAATATAACAAAAGTAATGTACAACACTGTTTGGAAATAATTTGAGTGTGAAACAGCTGATAAATGTTACGAAGGAAAATTTATTTAGATTAATATACATAACTAAGAAGTATCACAATGCTGTACAAATAAACACTTACAAAAATATGGTTTGAACTGTGAAATTCTAGATTTTTCATTTCCTTTTGTAGTTATTTAAAACCAGTTATACTAAACATTTAACTTAAACATTTGTACTGTCTGTTAACTTTTATTTTAGCAGGGAGGCAACTGGTTAGCTAGATGAAtttgttttaatatttttaaaaactcaatttcatgttaaaaataatGCAAGATATCTTATATTTCAAATGAGTCATCTAATACAGTATTGTAGTTAATATTCAAGGTACATACAATGTCAATAGAAAAGACAGGCTATTCATTATATATCATACAGATAACAAGTAAGtcaaatttatttattaattattaactATTTTTAACATGTTATCAAAGACATATTGTAGTGAAACTATCATTAACACAAAATACAACCACTTCGCTAAAGAAAATAAATAGTAACTGGAATAACTTTTGACATTTGTCTATAAAATTATctatgttggacaggtaaatgaAGTATGCACAGTTTTTTAAAATCCATACTTTGCTTGTGTCTGCATTTTTGTCATACGATTTTGGGCCCAATTATTTTTCAGTTCTAGCTCTCGTTCCTTTGCTTGATGGGCAAGGTATGTGATCTgatgcttttgtttttgtttctgtGATGGCAGTCCATCCCTCTTCTTACTAAAACTATGGGTTGGTTTCTCCTCGGACAAGGCCTTTGTCATCCATTCATCACGTGTAAGCAATGCATCATCTGCATTAACATTTATAAAGTTAATAGCCTCAACTTTGCCTCTCCGCTTACCAGCCAGTCGAAGCATCGTTTCTTCATCAATTCCAGCATGACCCTCTGGAGAGGGTTCTGTCTGTTGTGAGGGATAAAGTACTTCTGTTTCCTGAGACTGTGTAGATGAATACTGAGAATTGTTAGAGTAATCATCAGAATATACAGTTACTTTTTGAGATAAAGACTTGTGTTCTTCAACAATCTGTGATACAGCTAGTTTTTTGCTGATGGAGCCCACATCTGATGCACTTACAATTCCTGCTGGTATGGTCTTTAAATCAATGTCAGAAGCAGATTCAGACAGGGAAAAGAAATCAGAAGATCCTTCATTACCTTCATCTTCTTCAGAATCATTTCCACTATTAGCTATTGAATTTTTCGGCTCAAATTTAGGCTTGGAAGATTTTTGCACGGGCACTGTTTTTTTAGTGAGGACGTGGGGTACAAGACTACGTTTTGCTTCTTTGATGGTAATATGTTTGGGCTCAGGCAGCAATGAGAAGAGACCTGTACCAGATGAGGAGGGTTTTAACTTCTTGCACTCAGGTTCCTGTTGCTCagtctcctcatcttcctctgcaAACTAGGACAGAAGTTAATAAAAGCCTTGTACAGTATATACATAAATTAATAAAAGATTTTTAAGTATATTCATACCTTGCAAATCATATATGTACTAACTAAAAAGTATATTAATCTATGACAGTATTGCATCTGTCCCGGAGTGAAGTAATTTCATGGAAACAACAAGTATGCAGTATCAAAGGCATCACTTACAATACTTGAattaatctaaaaaaaaaaaagccattgACACAGCAGACCACAACATTCTACTGCTAAAATTAAAACATTATGGAATTAGAGGACATGCTCTCTTATACATATATGAAATCTTATAGATGAGTGACAGACACCAATAAGAGACCATTAACATTTTAATTGCGTCCAACATATTAGTACACAGGTGATGACTTTGTGTCCACACAAATATGCAAAAATTTTTGTGCCCCCATATATACTACCTACCAATATTTTTTGACATCACCACAATTCTCTTCAtgcctttgaaaaaaaaaaaaaaagctaagagCAGATAAGTCCACACAGTGCAATGAAATCAAGACCTGTTGTTCCATTATCAACTTTCCTATCTGCAAACAGAGCAAAGAGCTAGCAGAAAAATGCCATATTAATTCAAATTTATTACAATATCATGATGCAAAGAGTgaaatttaacctaggataacccagtagtTTAAAAAAAAGTGGATTATTTCCATGTTTTGATGAGAAACACACCTTGAAACAATTGTAATATCAAAAGTAtttcttgtaaaaaaaaaaaaaaaagtgtgtgtgtgtgtgtgtgtgtgtgtgtgtgtgtgtgtgtgtgtgtgtgtgtgtgtgtgtgtgtgtgtgtgtgtgtgtgtgcatgtgtgtgtgcatgtgtgtgtgcatgtgtgtgtgcatgtgtgtgtgcatgtgtgtgcatgtgtgtgtgtgtgtgtgtgtgtgtgtgtgtgtgtgtgtgtgtgtgtgtgtgtgtgtgtgtgtgtgtgtgtgtgtgtgtactcacctatttgtggttgcaggggtcgagtcttagctcctggccccgcctcttcaccggttgctactgggccctctctctttccgctccatgagctttatcaaacctcgtcttaaaactgtgtatggttcctgcctccactacgtcattttctaggctattccactgccttacaactctatgaccgaagaattttttttattattattttattatcacaccggccgattcccaccaaggcagggtggcccgaaaaagaaaaactttcaccatcattcactccatcactgtcttgccagaagggtgctttacactacagtttttaaactgcaacattaacacccctccttcagagtgcaggcactgtacttcccatctccaggactcaagtccggcctgccggtttccctgaatcccttcataaatgttactttgctcacactccaacagcacgtcaagtattaaaaaccatttgtctccattcactcctatcaaacacgctcaagcatgcctgctggaagtccaagcccctcgcacacaaaacctcctttaccccctccctccaacccttcctaggccgacccctaccccgccttccttccactacagactgatacactcttgaagtcattctgtttcgctccattctctctacatgtccgaaccacctcaacaacccttcctcagccctctggacaacagttttggtaatcccgcacctcctcctaacttccaaactacgaattctctgcattatattcacaccacacattgccctcagacatgacatctccactgcctccagccttctcctcgctgcaacattcatcacccacgcttcacacccatataagagcgttggtaaaactatactctcatacattcccctctttgcctccaaggacaaagttctttgtctccacagactcctaagtgcaccactcactctttttccctcatcaattctatgattcacctcatctttcatagacccatccgctgacacgtccactcccaaatatctgaatacgttcacctcctccatactctctccctccaatctgatattcaatctttcatcacctaatctttttgttatcctcataaccttactctttcctgtattcacctttaattttcttcttttgcacaccctaccaaattcatccaccaatctctgcaacttctcttcagaatctcccaagagcacagtgtcatcagcaaagagcagctgtgacaactcccactttgtgtgtgattctttatcttttaactccacgcctcttgccaagaccctcgcatttacttctcttacaaccccatctataaatatattaaacaaccacggtgacatcacacatccttgtctaaggcctacttttactgggaaaaaatttccctctttcctacatactctaacttgagcctcactatcctcgtaaaaactcttcactgctttcagtaacctacctcctacaccatacacttgcaacatctgccacattgcccccctatccaccctgtcatacgccttttccaaatccataaatgccacaaagacatctttagccttatctaaatactgttcacttatatgtttcactgtaaacacctggtccacacaccccctacctttcctaaagcctccttgttcatctgctatcctattctccgtcttactcttaattctttcaattataactctaccatacactttaccaggtacactcaacagacttatccccctataatttttgcactctcttttatcccctttgcctttatacaaaggaactatgcatgctctctgccaatccctaggtaccttaccctcttccatacatttattaaacaattgcaccaaccactccaaaactatatccccacctgcttttaacatttctatctttatcccatcaatcccggctgccttaccccctttcattttacctactgcctcacgaacttcccccacactcacaactggctcttcctcactcctacaagatgttattcctccttgccctatacacgaaatcacagcttccctatcttcatcaacatttaacaattcctcaaaatattccttccatcttcccaatacctctaactctccatttaataactctcctctcctatttttaactgacaaatccatttgttctctaggctttcttaacttgttaatctcactccaaaactttttcttattttcaacaaaatttgttgataacatctcacccactctctcatttgctctctttttacattgcttcaccactctcttaacctctctctttttctccatatactcttccctccttgcatcacttctactttgtaaaaacttctcatatgctaactttttctcccttactactctctttacatcatcattccaccaatcgctcctcttccctcctgcacccactttcctgtaaccacaaacttctgctgaacactctaacactacatttttaaacctaccccatacctcttcgaccccattgcctatgctctcattagcccatctatcctccaatagctgtttatatcttaccctaactgcctcctcttttagtttataaaccttcacctctctcttccctgatgcttctattctccttgtatcccatctaccttttactctcagtgtagctacaactagaaagtgatctgatatatctgtggcccctctataaacatgtacatcctgaagtctactcaacagtcttttatctaccaatacataatccaacaaactactgtcatttcgccctacatcatatcgtgtatacttatttatcctctttttcttaaaatatgtattacctataactaaacccctttctatacaaagttcaatcaaagggctcccattatcatttacacctggcaccccaaacttacctaccacaccctctctaaaagtttctcctactttagcattcaagtcccctaccacaattactctctcacttggttcaaaggctcctatacattcacttaacatctcccaaaatctctctctctcctctgcattcctctcttctccaggtgcatacacgcttattatgacccacttc
Above is a window of Cherax quadricarinatus isolate ZL_2023a chromosome 24, ASM3850222v1, whole genome shotgun sequence DNA encoding:
- the LOC128690797 gene encoding proline-rich protein PRCC is translated as MALVAYSDDSDIGSDSEETEKPLDSSASKEFKDEIRVDDVNVRGLCVVESNSVNSQVPHNTDSTSHGVNSIVDDDDDINLETKSCGLLSSIPAAKPLPVAGHGLNLGEEDELTDVPTVDTWNITQQLKKHRNDINIVSPMPVKSATDSISKSKKKRKVQFFVPALSEFAEEDEETEQQEPECKKLKPSSSGTGLFSLLPEPKHITIKEAKRSLVPHVLTKKTVPVQKSSKPKFEPKNSIANSGNDSEEDEGNEGSSDFFSLSESASDIDLKTIPAGIVSASDVGSISKKLAVSQIVEEHKSLSQKVTVYSDDYSNNSQYSSTQSQETEVLYPSQQTEPSPEGHAGIDEETMLRLAGKRRGKVEAINFINVNADDALLTRDEWMTKALSEEKPTHSFSKKRDGLPSQKQKQKHQITYLAHQAKERELELKNNWAQNRMTKMQTQAKYGF